In the genome of Paenibacillus sp. GP183, the window CTTACGTTCTGGTTATCTGTGATTGGATGACCCTGACGGTTTGTCAATGTAAGTTCTGTTTCACCTGTCGTCAATCGGGAATCCGAAGAACTACCCGTATTCTCCACAGAAATTCCATTGGTTTCTTCGTTTTTATCTTCGATCAATGTCGCGCCACCTTTCCAATAATCTACCGATCGATGGGTATTTTATCCAAAAGGTTGAAATCTATGCACGATCCAAGAGAAAGAGAATTATCCCGCCAAACATGACTTCTGGCACTGCGACTCAGAAACCATGCTCCTCTGCGTACCTTCTCCAATGTGGACGGCGGCCGTCGATATCGATGAAGCCGTATTCGTCGGATAACCCCCAAGAACTTAACAGTTGACCGGATTTCTCAGCCACCTTCGGATCAGCTGCGATTGCGGCAATCCCCCTAGCAATGAAGTAAGGCGTCTCCGACTGCAGGAAATGGATGTCCTTTTCCGCCGCATCGCGCCAATTCTCCTCCCTCACACCAAAATGCTCCAGCATCGCTTCCGAACGAAGAAAGCCAGGCGTTATCGCAACCGCCGTCACACCGTGAGGCTTCAGATCGGCAGCCATCGCCTGCGCTAGATGGGAAACTCCGATCTTGGCCAGACTGTAGAACAAGTAACCCCGATAGTGATAACCGACGCCATCTGTAATCTCTAGAATAAGGCCGGCCTTGCGTTCAATCATGATGGGAGCCGCATAATAGGCAGTCATGATGTGGGAGTGGACGGCTTGTCGCTGCATCAGCAGCCCGTTTGTCAGAGAGCCCTCCCAGAAGCCTTTGCCCCAATCGGCCAGCGGGTCGCCTCCCCAGACATCATTGACCAGAATGTCCAGCTGACCCTTCTGTTCGCTGCGAATACGCTGGAACAAGGTCACAATCTCCTCTTCCTTCGTATGGTCCACACGTATTGCAATGCCTTCGCCCCCCGCCGATAAAACGAGCTCGGCCGTTTCCTCAATCGTTTCCGGTCGGTTCATCGGAGAACGATCCGCCCGTGTAGAACGGCCTGTCACGTAGACCGTTGCTCCGGCTCGGCCGAGTTCAATGGCAATCGCGCGTCCGGCCCCTCGAGTTGCGCCTGCGACCAAGGCGATCTGGTTGTGCAGCGGTTTTTGTTTCATTGTCATTGCAGGTCCAGCTCCTTTGAATAAAAGTTAGTTGACTCTATCATCTTAGCCCTAGAATCCTGTCACCTGTTGTCATATATATATGCTACAATTAAATTAATTTAGGGGGTATTCAGATGAGGGCGGATAGGCTGTTGCAGAT includes:
- a CDS encoding SDR family oxidoreductase gives rise to the protein MKQKPLHNQIALVAGATRGAGRAIAIELGRAGATVYVTGRSTRADRSPMNRPETIEETAELVLSAGGEGIAIRVDHTKEEEIVTLFQRIRSEQKGQLDILVNDVWGGDPLADWGKGFWEGSLTNGLLMQRQAVHSHIMTAYYAAPIMIERKAGLILEITDGVGYHYRGYLFYSLAKIGVSHLAQAMAADLKPHGVTAVAITPGFLRSEAMLEHFGVREENWRDAAEKDIHFLQSETPYFIARGIAAIAADPKVAEKSGQLLSSWGLSDEYGFIDIDGRRPHWRRYAEEHGF